One part of the Halobacteriovorax vibrionivorans genome encodes these proteins:
- the rpmI gene encoding 50S ribosomal protein L35: MPKMKTRRAAAKRFKPVGNGKFKRKRANLRHILEKKPTDAKKRAGKTDYVHASDTGRVKRMLPYAAKN; encoded by the coding sequence ATGCCAAAAATGAAAACAAGAAGAGCTGCTGCTAAAAGATTTAAGCCAGTAGGTAACGGTAAGTTCAAAAGAAAAAGAGCAAACCTAAGACACATTCTTGAAAAGAAACCAACTGATGCGAAGAAAAGAGCTGGTAAAACAGATTACGTTCACGCTTCAGATACTGGTCGTGTAAAAAGAATGTTACCTTACGCTGCAAAAAACTAA
- a CDS encoding cation diffusion facilitator family transporter, producing MKTELLSRESAIKKVLLITFFLNIAVALIKLFAGIQFDFLSLRSSGIESLFDGSSNILGLITIAIAAKPSDRRHNYGHYKFENLGALIIALMLFGSSIKLGIDYHDFVFSGEQTRGLFGAIPILSILISIAVSAFVSSYEGRKGRELNSKILIADSGHTFGDMVISIGVLISIVCAKFEIFIVDYIVGGLIIFYLFYLAIQITLDNLNDLLDVSPVIKDRYLKALEDMQYVRDIHEFRARGNTTWMQIDFHLLLDPKLSLTKAHEISHEVEDRLRSLLKDYCRDIDILIHIEPDDETHED from the coding sequence TTGAAGACTGAATTACTATCAAGAGAAAGTGCGATAAAGAAAGTTTTACTTATAACTTTCTTCCTAAATATCGCTGTCGCTCTAATTAAGCTCTTTGCTGGTATTCAATTTGATTTTCTCTCTCTTAGATCTTCTGGGATTGAGTCACTTTTTGATGGCTCTTCAAATATCTTAGGTTTAATCACGATAGCAATCGCTGCAAAGCCAAGTGATCGTAGACATAATTATGGCCATTATAAATTTGAAAATCTTGGAGCACTAATTATTGCTCTAATGTTATTTGGTTCTTCAATTAAATTAGGTATTGATTATCATGACTTTGTTTTTTCTGGGGAGCAGACCAGAGGTTTATTCGGGGCCATACCAATATTATCAATACTCATCTCAATTGCAGTAAGTGCATTTGTATCAAGTTATGAAGGTCGAAAAGGGCGAGAGTTAAATTCTAAGATTTTAATTGCAGATAGCGGGCACACGTTCGGTGATATGGTCATTAGTATTGGTGTTCTTATCTCAATCGTTTGTGCTAAGTTTGAAATCTTTATTGTCGACTATATTGTTGGTGGACTTATTATCTTCTACCTCTTTTATCTAGCGATTCAAATTACATTAGATAATTTAAATGATCTCCTCGATGTATCACCAGTTATTAAGGATCGTTATCTAAAAGCATTAGAGGATATGCAATATGTCCGTGATATACATGAGTTTAGAGCGCGTGGAAATACGACCTGGATGCAAATAGACTTTCATCTTCTACTTGATCCTAAGCTCTCATTAACAAAGGCCCATGAAATTTCACATGAGGTTGAAGATCGCTTAAGATCACTACTTAAGGATTATTGTCGCGATATTGATATTTTAATCCATATTGAACCAGATGATGAGACTCACGAGGACTAA
- the rplT gene encoding 50S ribosomal protein L20 gives MSRVRRGFKARARRNKVLKLAKGFHFSRRTKYYHASETVKRALHYRYIGRRLLKRDMRKLWIVRISAAAKLLGTSYSKFMGQLKKNNVEINRKMLAEIAARDFEGFKAIYESTK, from the coding sequence ATGTCTAGAGTTAGAAGAGGTTTTAAAGCAAGAGCGAGAAGAAACAAGGTTCTTAAATTAGCGAAAGGTTTTCACTTTTCAAGAAGAACTAAGTACTATCACGCTTCTGAAACAGTAAAAAGAGCATTACACTACAGATATATCGGTAGAAGGCTTCTTAAAAGAGATATGAGAAAGCTTTGGATCGTTAGAATCTCTGCAGCTGCTAAGCTTCTTGGTACTTCTTATTCAAAGTTCATGGGACAGCTTAAGAAGAACAATGTTGAAATCAACAGAAAGATGCTTGCGGAAATCGCTGCTAGAGACTTTGAAGGATTTAAAGCAATCTACGAATCAACAAAGTAA
- a CDS encoding secondary thiamine-phosphate synthase enzyme YjbQ — translation MPIKTQIVNTSGEGFYNITKEIRHCAKELNPQERDGILVLQIQHTSAALCVNEAFDPSAKEDMENFLKYLVPRDLNFITHTAEGPDDSPSHMKSILMQTGLTLIIEDGEFDIGRWSGIYLCEFRDHKQERKVKVKFIEG, via the coding sequence ATGCCTATAAAAACGCAGATAGTAAACACATCAGGGGAAGGCTTTTATAATATTACAAAAGAAATTCGTCACTGCGCAAAAGAACTTAATCCACAAGAGCGTGATGGAATCCTTGTTTTACAAATTCAACATACGAGCGCGGCACTATGTGTTAACGAAGCATTTGATCCAAGTGCAAAAGAAGATATGGAAAACTTCTTAAAATATCTTGTTCCAAGAGATTTAAACTTCATCACACATACGGCAGAAGGCCCAGATGACTCACCTTCACACATGAAGTCTATTCTTATGCAAACAGGACTGACCCTAATTATTGAAGATGGAGAATTTGATATTGGCAGATGGTCGGGCATTTATCTTTGTGAGTTTCGAGATCACAAGCAAGAAAGAAAAGTAAAAGTGAAATTTATAGAGGGATAA
- a CDS encoding 1-acyl-sn-glycerol-3-phosphate acyltransferase, producing the protein MQTDILDDLLSYPKIVKRISDSKDPEATRKKVIANFKEMRAINSPSYMKSMEKFFDATLPRLYDGISYKENDTDLRALLEKDSVVLVPNHQSHADYIAINYKFFKEYKRMLYVAGGDNLNIFPIGKIFRKSGCFFIRRSFQNDILYKFTMEAYLFALLKRKEPIEFFFEGGRTRSGKLRPPKYGLYQMLLEAHSHLPNAKERGLAFVPVSIAHEYVPEQKALAKEMMGGKKKKESTGQLFGLLKLMAYQFGKIHINLGKPQYAYKLDDPDENKKHVRDLAFKCFRSVGDQMVITPTNLLVLILLDEPTGALKWTDIILKAQAILEYCKSYDIPFTDGLKDSLLEDSIGRAMDILIGNNKVDVIGQKEVGSSLFYSIKKDSRGELLFFKNTIVHHFIIPWTISLAWFNVFSGEIENADCLKQFFIKQRSLLKMEFYLPTVKQYYSKTLKILSNVVGRDIANLNEAIEFTNKDLYEVASKLSIFARSLTYINEAYFVSALTLESFQKNNVSFKTADYMKRFADVYNAEIQTQRVIRFPESQNVELMKTALQYFEQVGVLGYEDNSYYVADRDKLADFIESTEKILLDQLKLNFKVV; encoded by the coding sequence ATGCAAACTGATATCCTAGATGACTTATTAAGTTATCCTAAGATCGTAAAACGCATCAGTGATAGTAAAGATCCTGAAGCGACTAGGAAGAAAGTAATTGCAAACTTTAAAGAAATGCGTGCAATTAACTCACCTTCATATATGAAGTCGATGGAAAAGTTCTTTGATGCTACTTTACCAAGACTTTATGATGGTATCAGTTACAAAGAAAATGACACTGATCTTCGAGCTTTGCTTGAAAAAGACAGTGTCGTTCTCGTTCCAAATCATCAATCACATGCCGATTATATTGCTATTAATTACAAATTCTTTAAAGAATACAAACGTATGCTCTATGTTGCAGGTGGTGATAACTTAAATATATTCCCAATTGGTAAAATATTTAGAAAATCTGGATGTTTCTTTATCAGAAGAAGCTTTCAAAACGACATTCTCTATAAATTTACAATGGAGGCCTACCTCTTTGCTTTATTAAAAAGGAAAGAGCCCATTGAATTCTTCTTTGAAGGTGGGCGTACTCGCTCTGGAAAACTTAGGCCACCAAAATACGGCCTATACCAAATGCTACTAGAGGCACATTCACATCTTCCAAATGCAAAAGAGAGAGGATTAGCATTTGTTCCTGTAAGTATTGCTCATGAGTATGTTCCAGAGCAAAAAGCACTGGCAAAAGAGATGATGGGTGGAAAGAAAAAGAAAGAGTCGACAGGACAACTCTTTGGCCTTCTAAAACTTATGGCCTATCAATTTGGTAAAATACATATCAATCTTGGTAAGCCTCAATATGCATATAAATTAGATGATCCAGATGAGAATAAGAAGCATGTAAGAGACCTTGCATTTAAATGTTTTAGAAGTGTTGGTGATCAAATGGTTATCACGCCGACTAACTTACTTGTTCTAATTCTTCTTGATGAGCCAACAGGTGCTCTTAAGTGGACAGATATCATATTAAAAGCTCAGGCAATTTTAGAATATTGTAAGTCATATGATATTCCTTTTACTGATGGTCTAAAAGACTCTCTATTAGAAGACTCTATTGGCCGTGCAATGGACATCCTTATTGGCAATAATAAGGTTGATGTTATTGGGCAAAAAGAAGTTGGATCTTCTCTATTTTATTCAATTAAGAAGGACTCAAGAGGAGAGCTTCTCTTTTTCAAAAATACAATAGTTCATCACTTCATTATACCTTGGACCATATCACTTGCTTGGTTTAATGTTTTTAGTGGTGAGATAGAAAATGCCGATTGTTTAAAACAATTCTTCATTAAGCAAAGAAGCTTATTGAAGATGGAGTTTTATTTACCAACTGTAAAACAATACTATTCAAAGACTCTTAAGATACTAAGTAATGTTGTGGGAAGAGATATTGCTAATTTAAACGAGGCCATTGAGTTCACTAATAAAGATCTCTATGAAGTCGCTTCCAAATTAAGTATCTTTGCTCGCTCTCTTACTTATATAAACGAAGCATACTTTGTATCGGCCTTGACGTTAGAAAGTTTTCAAAAGAATAATGTCTCTTTTAAGACGGCCGATTATATGAAGCGATTTGCGGATGTTTATAATGCAGAAATTCAAACTCAAAGAGTCATCCGTTTTCCAGAAAGCCAAAATGTTGAATTAATGAAAACTGCTCTGCAGTATTTTGAACAAGTCGGTGTTTTAGGTTACGAAGACAATTCTTACTACGTAGCAGATAGAGATAAACTCGCTGATTTTATCGAGTCTACTGAGAAGATTCTATTAGACCAACTGAAACTTAATTTTAAAGTGGTATAA
- a CDS encoding guanosine monophosphate reductase gives MDLTFKANGILSRGKGLTFDDVLLIPRYSEISSRRHTNLKTKITKNHSIDIPIIAANMDTVTGPEMAMEMGRLGGVGILHRFMSPEQQVEDVKAIQKYFKEHSISLPIAASVGVKDEGKKRADLLAELGVEILTVDIAHGDSIMMMEVLEYIKKNYPSIDVIAGNVATPDGVKRMIDKGADAVKVGIGPGSMCTTRIITGHGVPQLTAVAMCVAEAQRAGIPVIADGGLKNSGDMVKALCAGANSCMAGSLLSGALETPGEVKGGMKEYRGMASKAAQVSWRGELPKGMAAEGVDTMIPCKGPVENIINELTGGIRSGMTYLGVDQLDQMSEAGLFMEMSSSGMAESKPHGKQ, from the coding sequence ATGGATTTAACATTCAAAGCAAATGGTATTTTAAGTCGTGGAAAAGGTTTAACTTTTGATGACGTTTTATTAATTCCTAGGTATTCAGAGATTTCTTCTCGCAGACACACGAATTTAAAAACAAAAATTACTAAGAACCATTCAATTGATATTCCAATTATTGCTGCAAATATGGATACAGTTACAGGACCAGAGATGGCAATGGAGATGGGGCGTCTAGGTGGCGTTGGTATTCTTCATCGTTTCATGTCTCCAGAGCAACAAGTTGAAGATGTAAAAGCAATTCAAAAATATTTCAAAGAACATTCTATCTCTCTTCCAATCGCAGCTTCAGTTGGTGTTAAGGATGAGGGAAAAAAGAGAGCAGACCTACTTGCTGAATTAGGAGTAGAAATTCTAACTGTTGATATCGCTCATGGTGATTCAATTATGATGATGGAAGTTCTCGAGTATATTAAGAAAAATTATCCATCAATTGATGTTATTGCAGGTAATGTTGCAACACCAGATGGTGTAAAGCGTATGATTGATAAAGGTGCTGATGCTGTTAAAGTTGGTATCGGTCCTGGAAGTATGTGTACAACACGTATCATTACAGGTCATGGCGTTCCACAATTAACAGCTGTTGCAATGTGTGTTGCAGAAGCACAGAGAGCAGGGATCCCTGTTATCGCAGATGGTGGACTTAAGAACTCTGGAGACATGGTAAAAGCATTATGTGCTGGAGCTAATTCATGTATGGCCGGATCACTTCTCTCAGGAGCATTAGAAACTCCAGGTGAAGTTAAAGGTGGAATGAAAGAATATCGTGGAATGGCTTCAAAGGCCGCTCAAGTTTCTTGGCGTGGGGAGCTTCCTAAAGGTATGGCCGCAGAAGGTGTTGATACAATGATTCCTTGTAAAGGGCCAGTTGAGAATATTATCAATGAACTTACAGGTGGTATTCGCTCAGGGATGACTTATCTTGGTGTTGATCAACTTGATCAAATGAGTGAAGCCGGATTATTTATGGAAATGTCATCTTCAGGTATGGCAGAGAGTAAACCACACGGAAAACAATAA
- the infC gene encoding translation initiation factor IF-3: MRPTANNWSYFRRCFISNNFKGGRGRRKERGPRTNDQIRIPECRLMSDEEQYGVVSIDKAREIAEELGVDLIEIAPTAKPPVVKLMDYGKFKYEQQKKAAEAKKKQAKVQLKEIQLRPNIEAHDLETKLKKAYKFLENGDKVKFVMQFRGREMAYKDMGKEKFESILAGVCEEASAAIESPIKMMGNRIITIVAPVKKK; encoded by the coding sequence ATGAGACCAACCGCTAATAATTGGTCTTATTTCCGGAGGTGTTTTATTAGCAACAATTTTAAAGGTGGAAGGGGTAGAAGAAAAGAGAGAGGCCCTAGAACGAATGACCAAATCAGAATTCCAGAATGTCGTCTAATGAGTGATGAAGAACAGTATGGAGTCGTTTCTATTGATAAGGCACGTGAAATTGCTGAAGAACTTGGCGTTGATCTCATCGAGATCGCACCAACAGCTAAGCCACCTGTTGTAAAGCTAATGGACTACGGTAAGTTTAAGTACGAACAACAGAAAAAAGCTGCTGAAGCAAAGAAGAAGCAAGCTAAGGTTCAACTTAAAGAAATTCAGCTGCGTCCAAATATTGAAGCACATGATCTTGAAACTAAGCTTAAGAAGGCCTACAAATTCCTTGAAAATGGCGACAAAGTAAAATTTGTTATGCAATTTCGTGGACGTGAAATGGCCTATAAAGATATGGGGAAAGAGAAGTTTGAGTCGATTCTTGCAGGAGTTTGCGAAGAAGCCTCTGCTGCTATTGAGTCTCCAATTAAGATGATGGGGAATCGTATTATTACAATCGTTGCCCCTGTTAAAAAGAAATAA